The region GCTGAAGTAAATTATGTCCTCGACCAAGTAACGCACATTCCTGAATACCCTACGAGGGGATAAATGCTTTATGATGTAAAAGTCACAGGGATGGTTTTTAGGTTCCTCTTACTTAAAGAAATACAGACGTGTCTTAAAGTAAACTGGCACCGCTAACCCTACATATGTACATACATACAAGCCATGATGTCATAATAGAGTAACGACCCTCGTGATATATCATTCATTTCTTGACTTTGTCATGTTTTTGCTGGTTCATTTTTTAGTTACCAGCTAAGGTAATGCTGGTTTAGGGTGTGTACTCTCTTCTTTTGTCTCCTGGTCTGTTATGGCGGACCAGGAGTGGGCTGACTGGAATCTTCTGGCTTCTGCTGTGCCTTTCTCTCATATCAGAGACCACCTgtgcttttctcctcttcttcctatTGTATCCGACCTTAGTGATCATAAACAGCATCCGCATTCCAGGTCTTTTCAGAATAGCAGACAACAGCCGAATCATAATTGGTGTGCCGTCTCTTCTTAAGTGCTTTACATGTAACAATAAATATGAACTACAAAGATGGAAACGGCTCGTGTCTTTTATAAACTGCTTCTTTCCTCGCCTCCTTATTAAGTGGTGGGGAAGCGGATCCTTGCCCACACTGTAATAAAGCATTTAAAGCTTTATGTTAATTAATGCCATATCTAACATGTTAAAGTGGAAGATTTTGCTCCCAAAATTaagcttaaaataaaaaaccttttCAGCATAAGCTGAACATCAGCACTATTAATGGTGAGGATGTTTATTAACGGTTGCTATTATACATGTGACACTCAGATGGTTTTGCTGAGGGCTCCTCGGTCTTCTGCTGACATCTGTGCATCCACTATGTTCTCCCCGCCCCGCATCGCTCATCCGGGCAGCCTCCCACATTAGTTTGATCCATCCGAGGATGAGGCGGACCGCGCGTTCCTGCTCCTGAAGAGGGTGGCACTGTCTTCCAGCAGAGGCTTGCAGAACAGACCGGGGGGAGCgatgttttccttcctgcttttgcatttttgttccCTTTCTTCACCTTTACTGAGGATGAACTGGCCGACAGGGACATGTGAGGTCATCATGTGGATTTTACTGAAGTAACTGAAGGAAAGTGAAGGTGGGATCTACGTGAACTCGATTGTTTGAATGATCTTTTTGACccacttttatttcatttcattgcaATTCTCAGCTACACCTCTGTCTCCTAGTTAAATGCGCCACATCTTGGCGTCTCGAATGTTCAATCTTTGTCAGTATATGGAATTAACGTCACAAAAGCTTCGGTTTagaaaaaggattttaaatTTCATTCAATCACAAAACAACAGACATTAACACATGTGTGGCTCTTTGTAGTTGAATTGCCCTCTTTGCTTTCAGTGAGCATCTTGGTTACCTTAGTGATGAGGCTCCTGGGGGAGAGCAGCTGATTGGCTCATTTAGCCTCAGAGCATCGAGCtgactgtgtgcgtgtgtgcgtgtgttttggTTAATAGTCCAACAATTAGTCACACAATGGCAACAGCCACCTAAACATCTCGTCAGGcgtctgcagggctgcaggtgGGAGCATATCACTCGTGTCACATGTCACACGTACAGCTAGATGGTTGCTGGAGATGATATGCCAGCAGCTCACAGAACTGTGCTAGCTTGTTTCGGTCACCACAACAACCGACTGCAGCGTGATGCTCAGGTGAGCCATTATGACAGGCCATCCCAGtggtccccctcccccagcttgTTCCCTTGGCTATACTTGTCATACGCACCATAAACACTGTCACTGCACTCTCTGAACTCACCGAAGCCCGTCCGTCTGTCTaacccgtctgtctgcctgcaggtgtgtgaggatgaCGGGTCAGGCAACAGAGAGGGACCGCTCACCGCACAATCTGTCAGTGAAGAccaccctggaggaggagatcgaGAGGGCTGAGAGCATTCTTAGCAGGTGACTGCCGTCATTATTCATTTTTCCTTGGATCAGCCTCTCTTCCAGGGGCAGATAACCAGATGAGGACAGTCTAATTGATGTCCAGTCATTTATTCATCTTATTAACCAGGGACTCCATTATAATTCAAGCTCTCAAACACCAATATAATTGTCTTACCAGCAGGTTCCTCATCAAAGTGTGACCTGATCGCTTTTTACTGTGAATTGCACAAGACAGGAGTTGAAACTGGTGACAGTTTTTACTGTCTAAAGTTGGAGGAGAAACAAGTGGAGGCCACAATGCAATAAATGTGTCAGAGAGTGCAAAGATTTCTGGAATTCTTGAGATAACAAGTCCTGACAGACCACATGAATGCAGATTCTTATGCAACAATAAAGCAAGTGAAGGCAACTctttggtgggggtgggggggggggcattatcaGAGTCTAAGAAACCTGGACATGAACGTATAAATATAGCGGAGGAAGGCCAGGAACAGATTAGAAAGCAGAAATCAGGATAAAACCTTTACAGGACAAACGGGAAgaacacgcacgcatgcacacacagacacacgcacacatgcaataATCCAATAATCAAACTATTATGGGCTGAAGCATCCTGTTGCATTGCTGCGTGTTATTTCCCAGGGTCCCATCAGTCTGTGATGACACATCCTCGGAGCTGCAAAGAGTCGCTGCTCTCGACCCCCATGGGGGGCACTCAAGGAACTCTTTTCAAAGGACGGGGGCCATGTCAAGGTACAGCAAGCTAACCTGCAATATGCTTTCACAGAACACAGTCAactattattttaaatataatgtAAAAGATTCCCTCCAATAAACCTCCACCTAATATGAATAATGATATACAGTAATACccccaaaatgaaaaaaaatgctaatatgTTTCTAGATTCCATCAAGAAATCTTCCACAGACATTTGAGAGGTTAAAGGAAACTTGAATAATTTTGTTTAATTGCCAGCTTTCATGCGTGTGTACAGTAACTTTGCTAGCAGAGGTTGACGTTTAGGCCGACATGTTGCCTGGTGATGAAACAAAACTGCAGCTCTGATTCTCCCGTGTTTAGTTTACAGATTATCAaatttgtgtgtgtctcagacTGGTGAACCTGGTTGTGAGACTGAGGGAATGGGCTCACAAGAGTCTGTTGGAGAACGAGGAGCGGCCTGACTCCTTCATGGAGCGCTTTCGAGGCCCGGAGCTGAAACTGGCCCCCAgtcgcagcagcaacagccaccCAGATGCTAACGGAAACGGAGGGATCTTCAAGTGCGTCCTCCTGATACACCATCACTCTTCACTTTAACAACCCCGCCTATCTAAAAttataatcatttttaaatagTAGAGGGTGCCTACAGCGTGCCAAGACGCATATAAAACTGCAGTTTATGTTGTATGATATAGGTGATGAAAGACAAAGTGACACGATCTTTCACTAATAACCAATAACAACACTGAGATACTACAAAAGGTAGTTAGCGTGCAAACAAAAGGCAATTTTCCATTgttgaaaaccaaaacaattaTTAGCTCGTTATTAGATTTGCAGCAACTTTATTTTAAGAGCAAACACCTACAGCCTCAGTTATGTGTTGCACTTGAATCCGTGCTTCCTGTGCTTTCAGGAAAAGGTGGAATCTGCTTGTGGTGTCCCCGTCCGATAACGCCTACTACCGCTGGCTGTTCGTCATCGCCGTGGCGGTTCTCTATAACTGGTTTCTCGTTGTTGCGAGGTAATTAGACACCGCATTAACTTGCATAGCATCATAAACAAAGGCAGCAGGATACCCTTATAATATGCAGTAAACATCTTTGCATCCTCTCGTTTTAATGAAAAGAACGGCAGCGACATCAACCCTTCCCCCCTCTAAAGGCCCCCGGTGCACTTGTACTGTTGATATTTACGGCCCTGCTTGTTTGCTGTACACAGGGCATGTTTTGACAAGTTACAGGTGGAGAATTACATCTGCTGGCTGGTGCTGGACTACCTTTCAGACTTGATTTACCTATTGGACACTGGTGTCAGACTCCGAACaggtgattcttttttttttttaaatagaaatcTCAAGTGTAACTGTAGGGCCCAATAAGATAGGGGCTGAcctgtttattcattttatgcTACGCTAACCCGGCCTGTCCTTACTCATCCTGTAGCTCTCCTTCTAGCTTCAGTATGTTTGAGGTCTGGCTTTGTGGCAGTTCTTTGCTGTTTTCACCACTTAGCCACTTTCATGTCCCAGGGTTTCTGGAACAGGGGCTGCTGGTGAAGGACCAAGCCAAGCTGTGGGCCAGCTACGTCCGAACCCTCCAGTTCAAGTTGGACTTGCTGTCCATCCTGCCCACTGACCTGGCCTACATCTCCACCGGCATCCACACGCCGCAGCTCAGGTTCAACCGCCTCCTCCGCTTCCCCCGCATGTTCGAATTCTTCGATCGCACCGAGACCCGCACCAATTACCCCAACATCTTCCGAATTTGCAACCTGGTACTTTACATCCTGGTCATCATTCACTGGAACGCCTGCATCTATTACGCCATATCCAAGTCTTTGGGGTTTGGGTCGGACACTTGGGTATTCCCAAACATCTCCAGGCCAGAATATTCCTCCCTGACTCGGAGTTACGTCTACTGCCTCTACTGGTCTACTCTTACCCTCACCACCATCGGAGAGATGCCCGCCCCTGTCCGAGATGAAGAGTACCTCTTCGTGGTCTTTGATTTTCTTGTGGGGGTGCTGATCTTCGCCACAATTGTAGGAAACGTGGGCTCCATGATTGCCAACATGAATGCCACGCGAGCCGAGTTCCAAGCTCGGATCGACGCCATCAAACACTACATGCACTTCCGAAAAGTCAACAAAGAGCTGGAAACCCGCGTCATCAAGTGGTTCGATTACCTCTGGACCAACAAGAAAGCTGTGGATGAGCAGGAGGTGCTGAAGAACCTGCCTAACAAGCTCCGTGCCGAGATCGCCATCAACGTGCACCTGGAGACCCTGAAGAAAGTTCGCATTTTTCAAGACTGCGAGGCGGgactgctggtggagctggtgctCAAGCTGCGGCCGCAGGTCTTCAGCCCAGGGGACTACATCTGCAGGAAGGGGGACATAGGGAAGGAGATGTACATCATCAAAGAGGGGAAGCTGGCGGTCGTGGCTGACGATGGCGTCACACAGTACGCTCTTCTCACCGCCGGCAGCTGCTTCGGGGAGATCAGCATTCTGAACATTAAAGGAAGCAAAATGGGGAATCGCCGCACAGCCAACATCCGCAGCCTGGGCTACTCCGacctcttctgcctctccaAGGACGACCTGATGGAGGCCGTGACCGAATACCCCGATGCAAAGAcggtgctggaggagagggggcgGGATATCCTCATCAAAGAGGGTCTGCTGGATGAGAACGCTGAGAGCGGCGGGCTGCAGAAGGAGGACacggaggagaaggtggagcggCTGGAGTCCTCCCTGGACACCCTGCAGACCCGCTTCTCCCGCCTGCTCAGTGAATACACGCACACTCAGCAAAGACTGAAGCAGCGGATCACGCTGCTGGAGCGGCAGCTCAATCAGACAGACTGCGGAGCAGacgcaggcaggaaggcagacgcAGGTGCAGAGGCGCTCAGTGAAACGGACACCGGGCCCATTGTCCACGCAGATGGGTCCCCTCGTCAGAATAATGAGCCCAGAACGAGCCCGACAACCAATCAGTCATGAATGTGGTGACGAGAACAGCAAAAGCAGACAGATGTTTGCACGGCCGTAAACATGCAGATGACCGAGACTGCTGCGGCTTTGGCGTCCTGTCATCAGGAAATGAAACTGAATCCCAACAGCAgattttatcacaagtggatggaaataaaactgaactcttcctcatcctATTAAAGCTCCTGTGATCTCATCCCAGTGTCTAAAAGGAACCAATTTGACTAGATCACTTTATTTAAACTATAAACATGAGCTATAAAGACAAACCTGGTTCTGATCACCGTCTTGGACGGAGACGTTGGGTTGAAAGCTGGTCAAACAAGGTTTTAATGGTGGACTCTGCACATGGTTCAATACCAGTGGCCTGTTTGcattcagcagagtgtgtgtgaagttACTGGGGAGTTTCCAGTTATTCAACTGGCCCACATGAGCAGCACTGATAAGCACAGTCAGGACAATACGCTCGTGCACAGTATCAGGCTTGGGTGGCCCAGCTGGTCACGCAGGTCATTATATCCCAGAATGATTTCTAAATGACCGGCTTTTGTTTCAAGATTTCCATACATGGAGTGATTAaacaaatccatttttaaaaatggtcaaAAAATATCTATTTTGTGCATTTCTGATCAGGGATGTGGAGCCGCAGGGTGGTAGTCAGGAACAAACCCTGGACCGTTCGGCCCAGATGGGGTTTGAAAAATATGCATCCGTTTCAGTCAAATCGGATCAAAAGCCCGTTCACGCGTGGTCCGGTTTACTGCTGAAACCTGCGGCCCTGTGACCCCCACACACATTATAGctccctccccaacacacatttgtcaccatgtgttgtgtgtgaatgtgtgtgttgggggacaGCTGCAGGGGTTCTTTTACAGGAATATAAATATAGTCCCAATATCACACACCAGCTGGTCAACATGTCAGatatatacattaaaaaaaaaacaacagcagcaaatcatGTTTTTAATAGAATTCTATTTTTGTAACAGCCTGCAAACTGCACTTGAAAATCAAACACTATCTGCTGCTACATTCatcatttaacccccccccatctcagaATGAACAGATGTACTGTAAAAGTGTGACAGCAAAGGTTGAGTGAACTGCTGATCGCTGCAGAGGGAAAGACGACGTGATTGAATATGAAGACACAGACGGCACAGAGCAgggctgcttttgtgtgtgtgtgtgtgtgtgtgtgtgtgtgtgtgtgtgtgtgcgtgtgtgtgtgtgagagagggagagagctgggagaccGCCGCGTGTGGTCTGTggtctgattggctgagagtgTCCATGGGGACATGCGCGTCCACTAGCGCATTCGCATGTGCAGGCTGTGCTTGGGCCCGTCCACCCGCTCCAGCTTCTCAAAGTGTTTCCTGGCATTCCTGATGTTGATGAGAGTGGCTGCAGATgctgacagaaacagacacGCGTCCGTGAAAAGGGTTCCGCCCGCTCGTGCTGCCGAGAAGGGTCACATTTGCTACTTACGAATGGAGGGGTCGGACATGATGACCATGACGTAGGTGTTGGAGGTGAAGACGTCAATGAAGGCTGCAAAGTTGGAGTTCCGCACTTCCATGCTTTGGAAGGACGCTGCCAGCttgctgcaacaacaacacaaaaatgaTCAGATGTGAGAAAAAGCAAAGCGTGGCGGGTGTGAAGGCGAGCGcccactcacctgcagctgagTTTAAACTGTTTGATAATGTTGCTGATCTTCTCAAAGCGGTGAACGTCTCGCTGCTCTTTGCACTGATAGTGTGAGATGacctaagaaagaaagaaagaaagattaaCCTCCATCAACGGATTCCGGTTTTCTCTCCGGCATGTTGCCAGGGTGCCTCTGTGTCCTCACCAGGAAGGTGGCTCTCTCAAACAAGAGAACCTCATCAGCTTCTATGATCTGTGCAAAATTCCTCAGGTtggtctccagctgctggacgTTTGGGATGAGCTGGTAGACTATACTCGACCAGGCCTGCACGCACATGATCAGCTCttactttgttttattttgacactGAAAGAGTCAAACAAGAACATGTCCACCTTATACAGGGTTTCATCCCAGATGGAGGTCCTGAAGCATGTGCATTCCAGGGGTCTGGACAGTCTCTTCAGGTCTTCCTCGCGCTCCTTAAAGATCTAAAAGGAATAAAGATGCGGAAAACAATGGGATAAGTCAGGATAGGAAAAATATTTAAGAGAAtagcagcagaaacactgtTCTGATGCATAAAATCACAAGTTTTTAAATGCAACAGatgtcaaaataaatgttaaaacaagAGATGAGGCCAGCTGTGATTAAAAGCATGGCTTTAATTAACCGAGAACATCTTTAATAAATTCAGTACATCTTTAGGAGCCTTACCACATCTCTCTGATCCTCCTGCACCAGATCCATTTTATGAACCAGGCAGAACACTTTAGCGTCGGGGGAGTTCTGCAGGATGGCCTCCAGACACGACTGGTAGTAGTGCATGTCCTTCTCCAGCTCGCGGCTCTCCACGTCGAATACGTAAATGAGCACCTCGACATTTCTGAAAATGTTGTCCCGCTGGCTCGTGAAGTAGTTCTCCATGAAGGTGTCCTGTCTGGTGAGTAGAGGAGACGCACAGCAGCCGTTAGTTGAATCCGAGGCCATTTCAAAGAATCCATCATGTGCACATGCTGTTTACCCTCCACAGTCCCAGAGGTTCAAAACCAGGTTGCCCAGAAACCGTACATGGGAGTGTTCCACGTCGACTAGCATTCAAATAAACGGgcaaaattatttttaatgtgtcGAGCAGAAATCTTCATGTAACACCTCTTTTACTTTTTGAAGATCTCTTACTTGTAGCTCCGAGTCGCCGTGTGTCTCGAGCGATGTAATTAGCAAAGATGATTGATCTCATGCTGGTCTTTCCCGACCCACTTTTCCCCATCAGTAACACCTGAAAtggacaaaaaataaataagcgaGGAACCAAAATAGTCTGTATTCCTATTTCTAGAAGGCAATTcgtgaaaataaaaatgaataacagTATAGTGATGTATCGCTTCGTGAACATTTATTCCACGAAAGGTAGTTTATAGgaaaaataaatcccatttaTTGAGAATGTTTTACGATTTCTGGGAAAGAATACTTGAATAAGACTCACCTTTTTCTTCATTGCTGAGCTTGACATTACCACTCGGCAGATACGAGGTGAAGCAATAGTTTGAGCTGCAAGTCAGATGACTCTGGTCCGTGTCTGCAGCTCTCCCCGtccgcctgctgctgcagacaacAAACATTCCTCAATTAGACGTGACTCGGGACTAAAAGGACGAAAGAGCAACTTCAATGTAGGCGTCAAGGTTTTGCAT is a window of Takifugu flavidus isolate HTHZ2018 chromosome 14, ASM371156v2, whole genome shotgun sequence DNA encoding:
- the cnga2b gene encoding cyclic nucleotide gated channel subunit alpha 2b: MTGQATERDRSPHNLSVKTTLEEEIERAESILSRVPSVCDDTSSELQRVAALDPHGGHSRNSFQRTGAMSRLVNLVVRLREWAHKSLLENEERPDSFMERFRGPELKLAPSRSSNSHPDANGNGGIFKKRWNLLVVSPSDNAYYRWLFVIAVAVLYNWFLVVARACFDKLQVENYICWLVLDYLSDLIYLLDTGVRLRTGFLEQGLLVKDQAKLWASYVRTLQFKLDLLSILPTDLAYISTGIHTPQLRFNRLLRFPRMFEFFDRTETRTNYPNIFRICNLVLYILVIIHWNACIYYAISKSLGFGSDTWVFPNISRPEYSSLTRSYVYCLYWSTLTLTTIGEMPAPVRDEEYLFVVFDFLVGVLIFATIVGNVGSMIANMNATRAEFQARIDAIKHYMHFRKVNKELETRVIKWFDYLWTNKKAVDEQEVLKNLPNKLRAEIAINVHLETLKKVRIFQDCEAGLLVELVLKLRPQVFSPGDYICRKGDIGKEMYIIKEGKLAVVADDGVTQYALLTAGSCFGEISILNIKGSKMGNRRTANIRSLGYSDLFCLSKDDLMEAVTEYPDAKTVLEERGRDILIKEGLLDENAESGGLQKEDTEEKVERLESSLDTLQTRFSRLLSEYTHTQQRLKQRITLLERQLNQTDCGADAGRKADAGAEALSETDTGPIVHADGSPRQNNEPRTSPTTNQS
- the rraga gene encoding ras-related GTP-binding protein A; this translates as MSSSAMKKKVLLMGKSGSGKTSMRSIIFANYIARDTRRLGATIDVEHSHVRFLGNLVLNLWDCGGQDTFMENYFTSQRDNIFRNVEVLIYVFDVESRELEKDMHYYQSCLEAILQNSPDAKVFCLVHKMDLVQEDQRDVIFKEREEDLKRLSRPLECTCFRTSIWDETLYKAWSSIVYQLIPNVQQLETNLRNFAQIIEADEVLLFERATFLVISHYQCKEQRDVHRFEKISNIIKQFKLSCSKLAASFQSMEVRNSNFAAFIDVFTSNTYVMVIMSDPSIPSAATLINIRNARKHFEKLERVDGPKHSLHMRMR